A single window of Aspergillus oryzae RIB40 DNA, chromosome 8 DNA harbors:
- a CDS encoding cytochrome P450 (cytochrome P450) — translation MTSATAIAIGILLAAFVYKYLVHPYCLSPISSVPNAHFTSPISNRWIEKQRNAGKEVLTIYNLHQKLGPVVRLGPDELSVNSLSGLKTIYTGAFEKHSFYSDVFINFQTPNLVGMIHNNPHARQKRMLSRIYSKSYLQESRDLRDISKIILSQRLFPILRRVAKSGEAINVLPLFQAVGMDFTSSYLFGTKNSTTYIFHLPEWQQWLEEYEKFKYMSVQDRYMGFIESWCLSLCRKVENNDQPNDVPIATNAVVYNQLRQSLEKDPDSRPLELAIASEVLDHLVAGHETSGITFTYMMWELSQHPELQAELRRELLTLTPNLRSLPISDNAVDLPSLPSPSAIDALPLLDAVLRETLRLHSPAPAPLPRVTPASPTGVSIEGYHNLPAGVRVSSSSYSLHRIEEVYPQSSDWLPERWLKPEPGKIHDMRRLFWPFGSGGRMCLGSNFALQEIKLVMAAVYTNFTTSIVDDEGIEQDHAFISLPTGRKLMLRFTPIKEA, via the exons ATGACATCCGCTACCGCAATCGCGATCGGCATCCTTTTAGCGGCTTTTGTATACAAATATCTCGTTCATCCGTACTGTTTATCGCCAATCTCCAGCGTCCCCAACGCACATTTCACATCACCCATTTCAAATAGATGGATAGAAAAGCAACGCAATGCGGGCAAAGAAGTCCTTACCATCTACAACTTGCACCAAAAGCTCGGTCCTGTGGTCCGATTGGGACCGGATGAACTGAGCGTGAATTCGCTTAGTGGCCTAAAGACAATCTACACGGGCGCATTCGAAAAGCACTCATTTTACAGCGACGTTTTTATCAATTTTCAGACTCCTAATCTAGTTGGAATGATACACAACAATCCGCATGCTCGTCAGAAGCGCATGCTCAGCAGAATCTACTCCAAGTCGTATCTACAGGAGTCGCGGGATCTGCGCGATATCTCCAAGATTATTCTGTCCCAGAGACTGTTTCCAATTCTACGGCGTGTTGCCAAGTCTGGAGAGGCGATCAATGTGTTGCCTTTATTCCAAGCCGTGGGGATGGACTTCACGTCGTCTTACTTGTTCGGCACGAAGAATAGCACTACAtacatcttccatcttcccGAGTGGCAACAATGGTTGGAGGAATATGAGAAGTTCAAATACATGAGTGTACAGGATCGGTATATGGGCTTCATCGAAAGCTGGTGTCTTTCACTTTGCCGCAAAGTCGAGAATAACGACCAGCCGAATGATGTACCTATCGCCACGAATGCAGTGGTCTATAACCAGCTTCGTCAATCGCTTGAGAAGGACCCGGACAGCCGACCCCTCGAGTTAGCTATTGCATCGGAAGTACTCGATCATCTTGTGGCAGGTCATGAAACTAGCGGAATCACCTTTACCTATATGATGTGGGAGCTCTCTCAACACCCAGAGCTGCAAGCCGAGTTGCGCCGAGAGCTCCTCACGCTGACACCGAATCTGAGATCCCTACCCATCTCAGACAATGCAGTGGACCTGCCATCTCTCCCTTCCCCATCAGCGATTGATGCTCTTCCCCTGCTAGATGCAGTCCTGCGAGAAACTCTTCGGTTACATTCCCCCGCTCCAGCGCCATTACCTCGCGTAACACCCGCCTCCCCGACCGGCGTATCAATTGAGGGCTACCACAATCTTCCTGCTGGCGTACGCGTGAGCTCCTCTTCGTATTCCCTGCATCGTATCGAAGAGGTTTACCCTCAATCGTCGGATTGGCTCCCCGAGCGTTGGCTCAAGCCCGAACCCGGCAAGATTCACGATATGCGCCGACTGTTCTGGCCGTTTGGAAGTGGTGGGCGCATGTGCTTGGGTAGTAATTTTGCTCTGCAAG AAATCAAACTCGTGATGGCAGCGGTCTACACGAATTTTACAACTTCTATTGTTGACGACGAGGGCATTGAGCAGGACCATGCGTTCATTTCCCTACCCACAGGGCGCAAGCTTATGTTGAGATTTACCCCTATAAAGGAGGCATGA